A genomic stretch from Candidatus Nitrososphaera gargensis Ga9.2 includes:
- a CDS encoding cupin domain-containing protein, producing MQKSNIRQIALDQSMLHYFKGRVEIKKMVTDALTKEVETFLVTFIDGARTKLHYHETDQVLIAAEGKGIVVVQTGVKMEDDTAATVKMDDVHYLNEGDFVCVPAYKWHWHGAVKGSNFAHYQIKKPGRTVWLEQ from the coding sequence ATGCAAAAATCAAACATCAGGCAGATAGCTCTAGATCAATCGATGCTCCACTACTTTAAAGGCAGGGTGGAGATAAAGAAAATGGTAACAGACGCGCTTACAAAAGAAGTCGAGACATTTCTGGTGACCTTCATCGACGGTGCAAGGACAAAACTGCACTACCATGAGACGGATCAGGTGCTTATTGCAGCCGAGGGTAAGGGGATCGTGGTGGTCCAGACCGGGGTCAAAATGGAGGACGACACTGCCGCCACGGTCAAGATGGATGACGTACACTATCTAAATGAAGGGGACTTTGTATGCGTTCCGGCATACAAGTGGCACTGGCACGGGGCAGTCAAGGGGAGCAACTTTGCGCACTACCAGATCAAAAAGCCGGGCAGGACGGTCTGGCTGGAACAATAA
- a CDS encoding TolB family protein, translating to MPSVGRKVEVGLHFINADGTNKVHLTDSSDGLIGCYVWSPDGTKIAYEANEDIFVVNVDGTNNIKNLANDGGTTDDFKPTWASNDKIIFESVVFDKDKRSFRASSFKE from the coding sequence TTGCCTTCAGTTGGCAGGAAAGTTGAAGTTGGTCTACATTTCATAAATGCAGATGGAACAAACAAAGTGCATTTGACTGATTCATCCGATGGTCTTATTGGTTGCTATGTATGGTCTCCAGACGGCACAAAAATAGCCTATGAGGCAAATGAGGATATTTTTGTAGTGAATGTTGATGGAACAAATAATATCAAGAACCTGGCAAATGATGGCGGTACGACAGATGATTTCAAACCAACATGGGCATCAAATGACAAGATCATTTTTGAAAGTGTAGTTTTTGATAAAGACAAGAGATCATTTAGAGCGTCTTCTTTCAAAGAATAG
- a CDS encoding NADH-quinone oxidoreductase subunit B: MKKELVSPTNFNIMVSKLSDILVRALDAPLGYAINWGRVWSLWPVHLETACCSVEFGAASGPRYDVERFGIIEAFGSLRQCDLIVVQGTVTRKMAPRLRMVYDQMPEPKYVIAMGACAITGGLYIDSYNVLPGVDGIVPVDVYVPGCPPRPETLIQGTMLLQEKIKRSKIK; the protein is encoded by the coding sequence TTGAAAAAAGAGCTCGTCAGCCCCACCAACTTTAACATAATGGTGAGCAAGCTCAGCGACATTCTGGTGAGAGCACTGGATGCGCCGCTAGGCTACGCCATAAACTGGGGCAGGGTCTGGTCACTCTGGCCCGTGCACCTTGAAACTGCATGCTGCAGCGTCGAGTTTGGAGCGGCTTCGGGACCGAGGTACGATGTCGAAAGGTTCGGAATCATCGAAGCGTTCGGCTCGCTGAGGCAGTGCGACCTTATTGTAGTGCAGGGGACGGTGACAAGAAAGATGGCCCCGAGGCTGAGGATGGTCTACGACCAGATGCCGGAGCCAAAGTACGTGATTGCAATGGGTGCCTGCGCCATAACAGGCGGGCTCTACATCGACTCATACAACGTTCTTCCAGGCGTCGACGGCATTGTGCCTGTAGACGTTTACGTGCCTGGCTGCCCTCCAAGACCTGAGACGCTTATACAAGGAACAATGCTGCTGCAGGAAAAGATCAAAAGGTCAAAGATAAAGTAG
- a CDS encoding TolB family protein, with translation MIKTRDHLERLLSKNRYFNTGEIRKLFDFNYNVSGSHVWSPDLNKTAFLQAEDEFSPANLYIMNADGQNQTRLAATGEFLFGGGPLVWSPDSTRIAFGTIRGIYVIDISNGSFRDLTGNDHDGNLFGFQIDKR, from the coding sequence TTGATAAAGACAAGAGATCATTTAGAGCGTCTTCTTTCAAAGAATAGATATTTTAACACTGGAGAAATAAGGAAGCTATTCGATTTTAATTATAATGTTAGCGGCAGTCATGTTTGGTCACCGGATTTGAACAAGACTGCCTTTCTTCAAGCAGAAGACGAATTCAGTCCCGCAAATCTTTACATCATGAATGCTGATGGTCAGAATCAAACCCGGCTAGCTGCAACAGGCGAATTTTTGTTTGGAGGAGGGCCTCTGGTGTGGTCGCCTGATAGCACCAGAATAGCCTTTGGAACGATTAGAGGGATATATGTGATTGATATCAGCAACGGCTCTTTTAGAGATCTTACAGGTAATGATCATGATGGCAACTTGTTTGGTTTTCAGATAGACAAAAGATAG
- a CDS encoding TldD/PmbA family protein, translated as MEDLLRYAIKEAEALGASDAEACAAASSESEVFIENNDIKQAKSQKPSSVGIRVFVRGSAGFCSVNSLSKSKIKDAVSMAVKIARVSPKDRYNVLPSRSKKPRMLQGIYDKNAQSFEASDAARMAAEMLAAAKLYDKRVSVDSGNFTADVSTQWLANSNGIELSEKTSIFSWSIMGMAIDGGDISSFDFQLGGSHFVRDIDVHATATEFAETVVNSLGPRRIESFKGEMLLTPAAINEMMEEVISHSINSDAVQKKSSHFAGKIGKKVASDLLTVEDDATNVEALGASSFDREGVPHRRNVVIEKGVLYKFLYNTYTAKKDGVRSTGNAGGSISSPPSVSTTNFVVRPGRSSLDTLVSEMKNGMIISRFSGNVNPVNGDFSGVVKGGRLVKNGTIQHAVKEVMVAGNVFEALRRLNGVSKERKVLYDSILPYMRFDGISFTAG; from the coding sequence TTGGAGGACCTTTTGCGCTATGCTATCAAAGAGGCGGAGGCTCTTGGCGCAAGCGACGCCGAAGCGTGCGCGGCGGCCAGCAGCGAATCCGAGGTCTTTATCGAGAATAACGATATCAAGCAGGCAAAATCGCAAAAGCCAAGCTCGGTAGGGATACGGGTCTTTGTCAGGGGCTCGGCCGGCTTTTGCTCTGTCAACAGCCTTTCAAAGAGCAAGATAAAGGACGCCGTGTCGATGGCGGTAAAGATTGCGCGGGTGAGCCCAAAGGACAGGTACAACGTCCTTCCAAGCAGATCAAAGAAGCCAAGGATGCTTCAAGGCATCTACGACAAAAATGCTCAGTCATTTGAGGCGTCAGACGCAGCCAGGATGGCAGCAGAGATGCTCGCAGCTGCAAAGTTGTACGACAAGAGGGTGAGCGTCGACAGCGGCAACTTTACTGCAGACGTATCGACGCAGTGGCTTGCAAACTCTAATGGCATCGAGCTGTCAGAAAAGACAAGCATCTTTTCGTGGTCTATAATGGGCATGGCAATAGATGGCGGCGACATCTCTAGCTTTGATTTTCAGCTTGGAGGCTCGCACTTTGTCAGAGACATTGATGTGCACGCGACCGCTACAGAATTTGCAGAAACCGTGGTCAACTCGCTTGGGCCGCGCAGGATAGAGAGCTTTAAAGGAGAAATGCTGCTGACGCCTGCTGCCATAAATGAAATGATGGAGGAAGTGATCTCACACTCTATCAATTCAGACGCCGTCCAGAAAAAGTCAAGCCACTTTGCTGGCAAGATAGGGAAAAAGGTCGCGTCAGACCTGCTGACCGTGGAGGACGACGCAACCAATGTAGAGGCCCTTGGAGCGTCCAGCTTTGACAGGGAAGGCGTACCTCATCGCAGAAACGTCGTGATAGAAAAAGGGGTGCTCTACAAATTCCTCTACAACACCTATACTGCAAAAAAGGACGGCGTCAGGAGCACAGGCAACGCCGGCGGCTCGATAAGCTCTCCTCCTTCCGTGTCGACTACCAACTTTGTAGTCAGACCGGGCAGGTCAAGCCTTGACACCCTCGTGTCTGAAATGAAAAACGGCATGATAATCAGCAGGTTTTCTGGCAACGTCAACCCTGTGAACGGCGACTTTTCTGGCGTGGTCAAGGGAGGCCGGCTAGTTAAGAATGGCACGATACAGCATGCTGTCAAGGAAGTGATGGTGGCCGGCAATGTCTTTGAAGCGTTGCGCCGGCTCAACGGAGTGTCAAAGGAACGTAAAGTCCTTTATGACTCGATACTTCCATACATGCGGTTTGACGGCATCTCATTCACAGCAGGATGA
- a CDS encoding SDR family NAD(P)-dependent oxidoreductase → MATAIVTGSGRGIGRETAILLAKKGVNVVVCSRTQSEINNTVEAIKEIHLGVLGVKCDVSVSWQVDNLVKKAVEKFGPVDILVNNAGIFTVKKLVDTSEKEWDQILAVNLKGAFLCCKAVLPYMLDKNSGAIVNISSGAGKVGFDSLSAYCASKFGMMGLTESLSWEVAGHKIKVMAICPGEVATKMQEADPEYYKENRDRMLEPKQVAAKIVDMIFSDKYRNGQSVDI, encoded by the coding sequence ATGGCGACTGCCATAGTCACCGGAAGTGGCAGGGGAATAGGGCGTGAAACTGCGATCCTGCTTGCAAAAAAGGGGGTAAATGTTGTCGTGTGCTCCCGGACCCAGAGCGAGATAAATAACACTGTCGAGGCGATCAAAGAGATACATTTAGGCGTGCTTGGAGTAAAATGCGATGTCAGCGTCTCTTGGCAGGTCGACAACCTTGTCAAAAAGGCTGTCGAAAAATTTGGGCCAGTCGATATTCTGGTCAACAACGCCGGCATCTTTACGGTGAAAAAGCTGGTAGACACCTCTGAAAAAGAGTGGGACCAAATACTTGCCGTGAACCTGAAAGGCGCGTTCCTGTGCTGCAAAGCCGTCCTGCCTTACATGCTTGATAAAAATTCTGGTGCCATAGTCAATATCAGCTCGGGCGCCGGCAAGGTCGGCTTTGATAGCCTGTCGGCATACTGTGCAAGCAAGTTTGGCATGATGGGTCTCACCGAGAGCCTCTCGTGGGAGGTTGCCGGCCACAAAATCAAGGTAATGGCAATATGCCCAGGCGAGGTTGCAACGAAAATGCAGGAAGCAGACCCGGAATACTACAAAGAGAACAGGGACAGGATGCTCGAGCCGAAGCAGGTTGCAGCAAAAATCGTGGACATGATATTTAGCGATAAATACAGGAACGGCCAATCTGTCGATATCTAG
- a CDS encoding NADH-quinone oxidoreductase subunit C, with protein sequence MSANKDEPNKPAAASSPPPKPPAAKPPATATAAAAKQPAPAAAKPTAAGATPPKKEPEAPPFEKGLVEEIKKKFGESIIKVVFIKPFRIKIQVEPSNIVEVATFLRDNMGFDHAESVAGTDYPKDNQIEVIYHLGSYTREDLGAHILSLTTRTSRDDARLPTLINVYKSVEYHERETFEMLGVYFEGHPRNDRFLLPEDWADIPPLRKDFRIKGR encoded by the coding sequence ATGAGCGCCAACAAGGATGAGCCAAACAAGCCGGCCGCCGCAAGCTCACCGCCACCAAAACCTCCTGCCGCAAAACCACCTGCGACAGCAACAGCTGCTGCTGCCAAGCAGCCAGCACCGGCCGCGGCAAAGCCCACAGCAGCCGGAGCGACGCCTCCAAAGAAAGAGCCTGAAGCGCCTCCGTTTGAAAAGGGGCTCGTGGAGGAGATAAAGAAGAAGTTTGGCGAATCGATCATCAAGGTAGTTTTCATAAAGCCGTTCAGGATCAAGATACAGGTCGAGCCGAGCAACATTGTCGAAGTTGCAACGTTCCTCCGTGACAACATGGGATTTGACCACGCCGAGTCTGTAGCCGGGACCGATTATCCAAAGGACAACCAGATCGAAGTCATCTATCATTTAGGTTCGTACACCCGCGAAGATCTTGGCGCGCACATACTTTCGCTCACCACTAGAACTAGCAGGGATGATGCCCGGCTCCCAACATTAATTAACGTGTACAAAAGTGTGGAATATCACGAGAGGGAGACATTTGAGATGCTGGGCGTCTACTTTGAGGGCCACCCAAGGAACGACCGGTTCCTGCTGCCCGAAGACTGGGCAGACATCCCGCCGCTCCGCAAAGACTTTAGGATAAAGGGGAGATAA
- a CDS encoding ferritin family protein: MDSRLKQMERKQKLYSLLKAQHDAEVKELMHYMSILTTVENNLVRSYLHTLLGDGLRHVEYISKIMANIEGATGSASLTKKGISESIKDEKESRDTLLQCAEMADDPETAALLKSISVDEEHHIRILEHLSELVGSIK, translated from the coding sequence ATGGATTCCCGGCTCAAGCAGATGGAAAGGAAGCAAAAGCTCTACTCTTTGCTCAAGGCCCAGCACGATGCTGAGGTCAAGGAGCTGATGCACTACATGTCCATACTGACGACCGTGGAGAACAACCTCGTGCGCAGCTACCTACACACATTGCTTGGCGATGGCCTGCGCCATGTCGAGTACATCTCTAAGATAATGGCTAACATAGAGGGGGCGACTGGCAGTGCAAGCCTTACGAAAAAAGGCATCTCCGAGTCCATCAAGGATGAAAAAGAGTCGCGGGACACGCTGCTCCAGTGCGCCGAGATGGCAGACGACCCAGAAACCGCCGCGCTGCTAAAGAGCATAAGCGTCGACGAGGAGCACCACATTAGGATTCTGGAGCACCTGTCTGAGCTTGTCGGCTCTATAAAATAG
- a CDS encoding winged helix-turn-helix domain-containing protein gives MSSYYEPRTERHRSKVDIVYDILASAMGGGAKKTHILYKANISSTQVESYFSALLAHNLLEKAQDFEGNNVYRTTGKGMQFIECCEQMRSLIGLVMNNRRIDPISDFYAFDRR, from the coding sequence ATGAGTTCATATTATGAGCCAAGGACTGAGCGGCACAGGAGCAAGGTCGACATTGTATACGACATTCTTGCTTCTGCCATGGGGGGTGGTGCGAAAAAGACGCACATTTTATACAAGGCTAATATCAGCAGCACGCAGGTGGAGAGCTATTTCTCGGCGCTCCTTGCGCACAACCTGCTTGAAAAGGCCCAAGACTTTGAGGGAAACAACGTCTACCGCACGACTGGAAAGGGCATGCAGTTCATAGAGTGCTGCGAGCAAATGCGGTCCCTGATCGGGCTTGTGATGAACAACCGCAGGATAGACCCGATCTCGGACTTTTACGCATTTGACAGGCGCTAG
- a CDS encoding redoxin domain-containing protein encodes MDVIPATPAPEFRDITGWANSDPLSIKGLKGKVVVLDCWTYTCIFCLRTIPVMRRLQQKYGKYSLQVVQAHSAEYHFATDHANIRRALQRYNVIDIPNAFDTNNKTWEAYGNMYWPKHVIIDQNGFIRYEHAGYGGMADFEDAIIELLEEAGKKPAEERDQDDPKDEILDTYGMHFYGMAPETCVGYSRLRRFGNNQTLKPDAANIVVDPGSHDVNVVYLRGKWIWQREGVQFSPGGKEQNPAVIMNYNAGKRVHGIMGTSDGKPGRIEIRLDGNHLTKDQLGRDARLEGSVSIADIQWPFIHNLVKTDKPEMHEIEIIPRSDNFVFYTFVFG; translated from the coding sequence ATGGACGTTATCCCGGCGACACCAGCGCCTGAATTCAGGGACATTACAGGCTGGGCAAACTCGGATCCGCTTTCGATAAAGGGCCTGAAGGGCAAGGTTGTGGTGCTCGATTGCTGGACGTATACCTGCATCTTCTGCCTGCGCACAATTCCAGTAATGAGGCGACTGCAGCAAAAATACGGAAAATACAGCTTGCAGGTGGTTCAAGCTCATTCTGCAGAATATCATTTTGCAACCGACCACGCAAACATAAGGCGCGCCCTCCAGCGCTACAATGTCATCGACATCCCAAACGCATTTGACACGAACAACAAGACTTGGGAAGCTTATGGCAATATGTACTGGCCAAAGCACGTCATTATCGACCAGAATGGCTTTATCCGCTATGAGCACGCCGGCTATGGTGGCATGGCAGACTTTGAGGATGCAATAATTGAGCTGCTTGAAGAAGCCGGGAAAAAGCCTGCTGAGGAAAGAGATCAGGACGACCCAAAGGACGAGATCCTCGACACGTACGGCATGCACTTTTATGGGATGGCACCAGAGACCTGCGTAGGGTACTCCCGGCTCAGGCGCTTTGGCAACAACCAGACGCTCAAGCCCGACGCAGCCAACATAGTGGTTGACCCCGGTTCCCACGACGTCAACGTCGTTTACCTGCGCGGCAAGTGGATATGGCAGCGGGAAGGTGTGCAGTTTTCGCCAGGCGGCAAGGAACAGAACCCTGCGGTGATAATGAACTACAACGCCGGCAAGCGTGTGCACGGCATAATGGGCACCTCTGACGGCAAGCCAGGCAGGATAGAGATCAGGCTGGACGGTAACCACCTTACAAAAGACCAGCTTGGCAGGGATGCAAGGCTTGAGGGCAGCGTCAGCATTGCAGACATCCAGTGGCCGTTCATACACAATTTGGTCAAGACGGACAAGCCGGAGATGCATGAGATAGAGATAATCCCGCGCTCAGATAATTTCGTGTTCTATACGTTTGTCTTTGGATGA
- the bcp gene encoding thioredoxin-dependent thiol peroxidase, producing the protein MEKEEAEKQAGLAEGDVAPDFAMRDKDGKTIKLSELRGKKSVVVYFYPKDFTPGCTMEATEFSRDYKKFKDAGIEIVGVSPDDEESHQKFRDKMGMPYPLVADTENEVSKKYGVYGLKSFMGREYMGVNRSTFLVDKSGKIVKIYRKVKPAGHSQEVLQALRG; encoded by the coding sequence ATGGAAAAAGAAGAAGCAGAAAAGCAGGCCGGGCTTGCAGAGGGCGACGTTGCGCCCGACTTTGCAATGAGGGACAAGGACGGCAAGACCATCAAACTATCAGAACTACGCGGCAAAAAGAGCGTCGTCGTCTACTTTTACCCAAAGGATTTCACACCAGGCTGTACGATGGAGGCCACAGAATTCTCCCGCGATTACAAAAAGTTCAAGGACGCAGGCATTGAGATTGTAGGGGTATCGCCTGACGACGAGGAGTCGCATCAAAAGTTCCGGGACAAGATGGGCATGCCCTACCCGCTTGTCGCAGACACAGAAAACGAAGTGTCGAAAAAGTACGGCGTCTACGGCCTGAAGAGCTTTATGGGCAGGGAGTATATGGGGGTCAACAGGTCGACCTTCCTTGTCGACAAGTCCGGCAAGATAGTCAAGATCTACAGGAAGGTTAAGCCCGCGGGCCACAGCCAAGAAGTGCTGCAGGCACTGCGGGGCTAG
- a CDS encoding TolB family protein, with protein sequence MAGWLAAPVIAGLAVGVAFVLLFSFLLPTVASQQHDRVVFSSLMNRTDTYQLYIVNDDGTGLMKLTEDDGMWYFEPVSSPDGSKIVYVTQ encoded by the coding sequence ATGGCAGGCTGGTTGGCAGCCCCGGTAATAGCCGGATTAGCTGTCGGTGTCGCGTTTGTGCTTTTATTTTCGTTTTTGCTGCCTACAGTGGCTAGCCAGCAGCATGACAGAGTGGTATTCTCCAGCCTGATGAACAGAACTGATACCTACCAGCTATACATTGTAAATGATGATGGGACAGGTCTGATGAAGCTGACTGAAGATGATGGCATGTGGTATTTCGAGCCGGTATCGTCGCCTGATGGCTCAAAGATAGTGTATGTTACTCAGTAG
- a CDS encoding TldD/PmbA family protein, which yields MPSDGHNIIDSLRSLISSSKGASYVEARYQARVTTEVNFVNGELERIRVVENAGCGIRVLVDGCWGFSSTNNISLLKESLDQAISAARVLAQTKKNKVQGLAKSKMITGTFRAPANVSLSDVDIEQKVKVAREGEKAARSNNKVVKAASCTYREMLDHKAIVNSDGADVEIYDSKPEFSVVAIAKRGGQSATAHEGVGITGGWNDLFKKSHLEYAAAASERAAKLLDAKHVNGSKATVILDPAMVGLLSHEAIGHTVEADFVLSGSVVKDKIGEQVASNLVTLVDSGRSEIVGNAGGTIIIDDEGVAAGRTAIIEKGILKSFLHNRESAMTFDTESTGNARAFQYNDEPLIRMRNTFIEPGTDKLADMIKETKHGYIVKGARNGQADANGEFMFGAEEVYLIENGEVKELMKGASISGNAFHVLKSVDMVGDEFQYDIGTGYCGKYQLAKVDGGGPHIRCTAVIGGLQ from the coding sequence ATGCCCAGTGACGGCCACAACATAATCGATAGCCTGAGGTCATTGATTTCTTCTTCTAAGGGCGCAAGCTATGTCGAGGCGCGCTATCAGGCAAGGGTCACCACCGAAGTCAATTTCGTCAACGGCGAGCTTGAAAGGATAAGAGTTGTTGAAAACGCAGGCTGCGGCATAAGGGTTCTGGTGGACGGCTGCTGGGGCTTTAGCAGCACGAACAACATATCGCTCCTAAAAGAATCATTGGATCAGGCAATTTCAGCAGCGCGCGTCCTTGCACAGACTAAAAAGAACAAGGTGCAAGGACTTGCGAAATCAAAAATGATCACGGGCACCTTCCGGGCACCTGCCAACGTAAGCCTGTCAGATGTTGACATTGAGCAGAAGGTGAAAGTTGCAAGGGAAGGTGAAAAGGCGGCCCGGAGCAACAATAAGGTGGTCAAGGCTGCATCATGCACATACCGGGAAATGCTCGATCATAAGGCGATCGTCAACAGCGACGGTGCCGACGTCGAGATTTACGACTCAAAACCAGAGTTCAGCGTGGTGGCAATAGCAAAAAGGGGAGGCCAAAGCGCGACAGCACACGAAGGGGTGGGCATAACTGGCGGCTGGAACGACCTGTTCAAGAAGAGCCACCTAGAGTATGCAGCCGCCGCATCTGAGAGGGCAGCCAAGCTGCTTGACGCAAAGCATGTGAACGGCAGCAAGGCGACAGTAATCTTGGATCCTGCGATGGTAGGGCTCTTGTCGCACGAAGCGATCGGTCACACAGTCGAAGCCGACTTCGTGCTTTCTGGCTCTGTAGTAAAAGATAAGATAGGCGAGCAGGTGGCAAGTAATCTTGTCACTCTGGTAGACAGCGGCAGGTCAGAAATAGTCGGCAACGCCGGCGGCACGATAATTATAGACGACGAGGGCGTGGCCGCGGGGCGGACCGCGATAATTGAGAAAGGGATATTGAAATCGTTTTTGCATAACCGCGAATCTGCAATGACGTTTGACACAGAATCAACGGGCAACGCCCGGGCATTCCAATACAACGACGAGCCCCTGATCAGGATGAGAAACACGTTCATCGAGCCGGGGACAGACAAGCTGGCAGACATGATAAAAGAGACAAAACACGGCTATATCGTCAAGGGCGCAAGGAACGGGCAGGCAGATGCCAATGGCGAGTTTATGTTCGGCGCAGAAGAGGTCTATCTGATAGAGAACGGTGAGGTAAAGGAGCTGATGAAGGGAGCAAGCATCTCTGGCAACGCGTTTCACGTTTTAAAGTCGGTTGACATGGTAGGCGACGAGTTCCAGTACGACATTGGCACGGGCTATTGCGGCAAGTACCAGCTGGCCAAGGTTGATGGAGGCGGGCCGCACATCCGGTGCACTGCTGTAATTGGAGGGTTGCAGTGA
- a CDS encoding NAD(P)/FAD-dependent oxidoreductase, which translates to MEEERYDIAVVGGGPAGLSAAYSAARAGAKVVLFEKDEAIAHSVRTSGVTWISEMERLGIPARYYNPVQNYRFVSPLNDVMISGSTPKSCVLDVRGTYQHLAFMAAEAGAKIMVKSNIINVLKQDNNKIAGVKASTPKGDLTVRSTLVIDASGFSASVARRAGASGEWKRYGVGAEYECYCDDIDSATWVLMVGRRYSDAGYAWIFPLSRNRVRIGVGIGRPESSAEPLEKLHDILEKRHRPLDTFGKIQPVELHYGFIPNEGVRQNSIADGLVMVGDSAGQSNPLVLEGIRYAIEFGRLAGEVGAKSLPRGASRESLMDYEKAWKAKVESKIQSALRVQTRWLGLTDEEWDKEIEILRDMTVDEFLDFIKADFTAGKMMKLALHHPKLAARQLFNMILKS; encoded by the coding sequence ATGGAAGAAGAAAGATACGACATTGCAGTCGTCGGGGGCGGGCCGGCAGGTCTTTCTGCCGCATATTCCGCAGCACGGGCCGGCGCAAAGGTAGTCTTGTTTGAAAAGGACGAAGCCATTGCTCACAGCGTCAGAACAAGCGGCGTCACTTGGATTTCGGAAATGGAGAGGCTCGGCATACCTGCTCGATACTACAACCCTGTACAGAACTACCGCTTTGTGTCGCCTTTAAACGACGTCATGATTTCCGGAAGCACCCCTAAGTCGTGCGTCCTTGATGTAAGGGGGACATACCAGCACTTGGCGTTTATGGCGGCCGAGGCCGGCGCCAAGATCATGGTGAAAAGCAACATCATCAACGTGCTCAAACAGGATAATAACAAGATCGCCGGCGTCAAGGCAAGCACCCCCAAGGGCGATCTGACTGTGCGGTCAACGCTTGTCATAGACGCAAGCGGCTTCTCCGCCTCTGTCGCGCGCAGAGCTGGCGCCTCAGGCGAATGGAAGCGCTACGGGGTCGGAGCCGAGTACGAATGCTACTGCGACGACATTGACAGCGCGACGTGGGTCCTTATGGTCGGCCGGCGCTATTCGGACGCCGGCTATGCTTGGATATTCCCGCTGTCGAGGAACAGGGTCAGGATAGGAGTAGGGATTGGCAGGCCAGAATCGAGCGCAGAACCGCTTGAAAAACTGCACGACATTTTGGAAAAAAGGCACAGGCCACTTGACACTTTTGGAAAGATACAGCCGGTGGAGCTCCACTATGGGTTCATACCAAACGAGGGGGTCAGGCAGAATAGCATCGCAGATGGCCTTGTGATGGTGGGCGACTCGGCAGGCCAGTCAAACCCGCTAGTGCTTGAGGGCATACGCTATGCAATCGAATTTGGAAGGCTGGCCGGGGAGGTGGGGGCAAAGTCGCTTCCGCGTGGTGCCAGCAGGGAATCTTTGATGGACTATGAAAAAGCATGGAAGGCAAAGGTCGAATCCAAGATCCAGTCGGCCCTGAGGGTACAGACGCGTTGGCTCGGCCTGACTGACGAAGAATGGGATAAAGAGATAGAAATTCTCCGGGACATGACAGTCGACGAGTTTCTGGACTTTATCAAGGCCGACTTTACGGCAGGCAAGATGATGAAGCTTGCGCTGCACCACCCAAAGCTGGCAGCGCGACAATTGTTTAACATGATCTTGAAGAGCTAA
- a CDS encoding NADH-quinone oxidoreductase subunit A, with protein sequence MLGFGLLASVPALVLSRLISPRRRYNPVKFLPMECGQMPTGEGRSHFMMQYYAYILMFVVFDVMSIFLYAWGTALFNIPRAATLPIIGFLGIMFAAMGYALYLSGRKGIW encoded by the coding sequence ATGCTCGGTTTCGGCCTCTTAGCTTCAGTGCCCGCTCTGGTTCTGTCAAGGCTAATCTCGCCAAGACGCCGGTACAACCCGGTCAAGTTCCTTCCTATGGAGTGCGGTCAGATGCCAACAGGGGAGGGAAGGTCTCACTTTATGATGCAGTATTATGCTTACATCCTGATGTTTGTAGTCTTTGACGTGATGTCAATCTTCCTTTACGCGTGGGGAACCGCGCTGTTCAACATTCCCCGGGCCGCGACGCTCCCGATAATCGGGTTCCTAGGGATAATGTTCGCCGCCATGGGCTATGCACTCTACCTTTCAGGGAGGAAAGGAATTTGGTGA